A DNA window from Gemmatimonadaceae bacterium contains the following coding sequences:
- a CDS encoding EAL domain-containing protein produces MPLATDATVRRPEQPTEPEAPSAPRGDATVRAVVFGHRPDRMLLGGLIGYGALLTAWLASGRETSAVVRGASALLLLPLVLAAVTLALHASRELALDRGTRRFWRIAAAAIALLPIELFRDVLGGANWPIGLAGPLTLAGPLLFLAAMCCLPSAPRRGIDRLRLALDVVTVAAGGALLTWYTVSETTLSDVARARYALLHVEAVLDVVVIVVLAAFWRRTVLQHRANVLVLLAGVFVVQFFGHVAAAAIQQDGAIGVMQVVSPVAMVMLAAAGWLASATVLHRELRPVSKRVDLATTAIPFAAALPGVVLLTRHVLDESSPSLTVLLLGALVLMGLAFARQWAVTREAVSLLTESAARENEARFRALVQHSSDVIIIADPDGTIRYVSPSMATVFGHDPARLSGTSLFDLLHDNDRKVAQAFLAELTRVQYRPEAASPGVLKREWRLRHASGGWMTVDNVGTNLMSEPVINGLVLNTRDVTEQSQIKQQYMHQAFHDPLTDLANRSLFLYQVGHALARSMRHGNHVAVLFLDLDNFKNVNDSLGHVVGDRLLVDAARRLSLCVRDTDLIARLGGDEFAVLVEDCANDEDVFVVADRIHTALQRPFTLSGKEVFVNASIGIARASQGESSDDVVRNADVAMYVAKTRGKGQVAMFEPAMHKAALDRLVVEAGLRMAIDREEFFLQYQPIVELTTGQIIGAEALVRWISRDRGLVSPMTFIPIAEETGLIVPLGRWVLRRACREAQKWTRERNQALRITVNLSGRQLQDAAIVEDVASALEESGLDPSQLTLEITESMLMQHTDVSMTRLTALKALGVSLAIDDFGTGYSSLSYLQRYPVDILKIDKAFVDVIDKGGDGPVLASAIVALGETLRMNTVAEGIETEAQRAHLISLGCELGQGYLFSRPVDAEDFWELLATRGAKAPFVARSKYAA; encoded by the coding sequence ATGCCCCTCGCGACCGACGCCACCGTGCGTCGACCCGAACAACCGACTGAGCCGGAAGCACCGAGCGCGCCGCGAGGCGATGCGACGGTGCGTGCTGTGGTATTCGGGCACCGGCCGGATCGGATGCTGCTCGGGGGGCTCATTGGCTATGGTGCACTCCTGACGGCGTGGCTCGCGTCGGGGCGCGAGACCAGCGCGGTGGTGCGCGGCGCGAGTGCGCTGCTGCTCCTGCCGCTGGTGCTGGCCGCCGTCACGCTCGCGCTGCACGCGAGCCGAGAACTTGCCCTCGATCGCGGCACGCGCCGCTTCTGGCGGATCGCCGCCGCGGCGATCGCCCTCCTCCCCATTGAACTGTTCCGGGATGTGCTGGGCGGTGCCAACTGGCCCATCGGGCTCGCCGGCCCGCTGACCCTCGCCGGTCCGCTGCTCTTCCTCGCCGCGATGTGCTGCCTGCCGAGCGCACCGCGCCGTGGCATCGATCGACTGCGTCTCGCGCTCGACGTTGTCACCGTGGCCGCCGGCGGCGCGCTGCTCACGTGGTACACCGTAAGCGAGACCACGCTCTCGGACGTGGCGCGCGCCCGGTACGCACTGCTCCATGTCGAAGCCGTGCTCGATGTGGTGGTGATCGTGGTGCTGGCCGCCTTCTGGCGGCGCACGGTACTGCAGCATCGCGCCAACGTGCTGGTGCTGTTGGCTGGCGTGTTCGTCGTGCAGTTCTTCGGCCACGTTGCCGCCGCGGCTATCCAGCAGGATGGGGCGATCGGCGTGATGCAGGTCGTGAGTCCGGTGGCGATGGTCATGCTCGCCGCGGCCGGCTGGCTCGCCAGCGCCACCGTATTGCATCGCGAACTGCGCCCGGTGTCCAAACGCGTGGACCTCGCGACCACCGCCATTCCCTTCGCGGCCGCGCTACCCGGCGTCGTGCTGCTGACGAGGCATGTGCTCGATGAATCGAGCCCGTCGCTCACCGTGCTCCTGCTGGGGGCGCTGGTGCTCATGGGGCTGGCCTTTGCCCGCCAGTGGGCGGTGACGCGCGAGGCGGTGAGCCTGCTGACCGAAAGCGCGGCCCGCGAGAACGAGGCCCGCTTCCGCGCCCTCGTGCAGCACTCGAGCGACGTCATCATCATCGCCGATCCCGACGGCACCATTCGCTATGTGAGCCCCTCCATGGCCACGGTGTTCGGTCATGATCCGGCGCGCCTGTCGGGAACGTCGCTGTTCGACCTGCTGCACGACAACGACCGCAAGGTCGCGCAGGCGTTCCTCGCGGAGCTGACGCGGGTGCAGTACCGCCCCGAGGCGGCGTCGCCGGGAGTGCTCAAGCGCGAATGGCGCCTGCGCCACGCGAGTGGTGGGTGGATGACGGTGGACAACGTCGGCACCAACCTGATGAGCGAGCCGGTAATCAACGGGCTCGTGCTCAACACGCGCGACGTGACCGAGCAGAGCCAGATCAAGCAGCAGTACATGCACCAGGCGTTTCACGATCCGCTCACCGATCTCGCGAACCGCTCGCTGTTCCTGTACCAGGTAGGGCACGCGCTCGCGCGGAGCATGCGCCATGGCAATCACGTCGCCGTGCTCTTTCTGGACCTCGACAACTTCAAGAATGTGAACGACTCGCTCGGCCATGTGGTCGGCGATCGTCTGCTGGTGGACGCCGCGCGGCGCCTGTCGCTCTGCGTGCGCGATACCGATCTCATTGCGCGTCTGGGTGGCGATGAGTTCGCGGTGCTCGTGGAAGACTGTGCCAATGACGAGGATGTGTTCGTCGTGGCGGATCGCATTCACACCGCCTTGCAGCGCCCGTTCACCTTGAGCGGCAAGGAAGTGTTCGTGAATGCCAGCATCGGCATCGCGCGCGCCTCTCAGGGCGAATCGAGCGACGATGTGGTGCGCAACGCCGATGTGGCCATGTACGTGGCCAAGACCCGCGGCAAGGGACAGGTCGCAATGTTCGAGCCGGCCATGCACAAGGCGGCGCTCGACCGCCTCGTGGTGGAGGCGGGTCTGCGCATGGCGATCGATCGTGAGGAGTTCTTCCTGCAGTATCAGCCCATCGTGGAGCTCACCACCGGGCAGATCATCGGTGCCGAGGCCCTCGTGCGCTGGATCAGCCGCGATCGCGGGCTCGTGTCGCCCATGACGTTCATCCCCATCGCCGAGGAAACGGGGCTGATCGTGCCGCTCGGGCGCTGGGTGCTGCGCCGTGCCTGCCGTGAGGCGCAGAAGTGGACCCGCGAGCGCAACCAGGCGCTGCGCATCACCGTCAACCTCTCCGGCCGCCAGCTGCAGGACGCCGCGATCGTGGAGGACGTGGCAAGCGCGCTCGAGGAGTCGGGGCTCGATCCGTCGCAGCTGACGCTCGAGATCACCGAAAGCATGCTCATGCAGCACACCGACGTCTCGATGACCCGGCTCACGGCGCTCAAGGCGCTCGGCGTGTCGCTGGCTATCGATGACTTCGGAACCGGTTATTCTTCCCTGAGCTATCTGCAACGCTATCCGGTCGACATCCTGAAGATCGACAAGGCGTTCGTGGATGTGATCGACAAGGGAGGCGATGGACCGGTGCTCGCGAGCGCAATTGTGGCGTTGGGAGAAACGCTGCGGATGAATACGGTGGCCGAAGGGATCGAGACCGAGGCGCAGCGCGCCCATCTCATCTCCCTCGGCTGCGAGCTCGGTCAGGGCTACCTGTTCTCGCGTCCGGTGGACGCCGAGGATTTCTGGGAGCTGCTGGCTACGCGGGGCGCCAAGGCGCCGTTCGTCGCGCGCAGTAAGTACGCTGCGTAA
- a CDS encoding sulfoxide reductase heme-binding subunit YedZ: protein MRRWLRPALWVLVIAPIPVIVAFFFLGQLGANPIREVEHMTGEWALRFLAASLAITPLMRITGAGWLVAERRFLGLAAFFWALGHLLVYTVLDWFFDWAEIWKDILKHWYVTLGMLAFLLLIPLALTSTKASIRRLGGKRWTRLHQLVYVSVAAACLHFFWAVKKDRSEPILYASVVAALLASRLVWRGGRRPSVRTTPGNAATEPTG, encoded by the coding sequence ATGCGGCGTTGGCTTCGGCCGGCGTTGTGGGTGCTGGTGATTGCCCCAATTCCGGTCATTGTGGCCTTTTTCTTCCTGGGGCAGTTGGGCGCGAATCCGATTCGCGAAGTCGAGCACATGACCGGCGAGTGGGCCCTCCGCTTCCTCGCGGCGTCGCTGGCCATCACCCCCCTGATGCGGATCACGGGGGCGGGGTGGCTCGTGGCCGAACGCCGTTTCCTGGGGCTCGCCGCCTTCTTCTGGGCGTTGGGGCATCTGCTGGTCTACACGGTCCTCGACTGGTTCTTCGACTGGGCCGAGATCTGGAAGGACATCCTGAAGCACTGGTACGTGACGCTCGGGATGCTGGCCTTCCTGCTGCTGATTCCGCTGGCGTTGACCTCCACGAAGGCGTCGATTCGCCGCCTCGGCGGCAAAAGATGGACTCGACTTCATCAGCTGGTCTACGTGAGCGTGGCGGCCGCCTGCCTGCATTTCTTCTGGGCAGTCAAGAAGGACCGAAGCGAGCCGATCCTATATGCATCGGTCGTCGCTGCACTCCTCGCCTCCCGGTTGGTGTGGCGAGGAGGGCGGCGACCGTCGGTGCGTACGACACCTGGGAATGCGGCGACGGAGCCGACGGGGTGA